A section of the Oncorhynchus keta strain PuntledgeMale-10-30-2019 chromosome 15, Oket_V2, whole genome shotgun sequence genome encodes:
- the dhrs1 gene encoding dehydrogenase/reductase SDR family member 1 produces the protein MALSGWVCLVTGASRGIGRGIALQLSEAGATVYITGRQEETLKETAAQVTERGGNCVPVVCDSSSDEDLKCLFDQIQREQNGRLDILVNNAYAGVQAIFTNMGKKFWETDPTVWDSMNNSGLRGHYFCSVYASRMMVAQGRGLIVVISSMGGLRYLFNVSYGVGKAACDRLAADTAVELRSRGVASVSLWPGAVQTELMSQLVIEKDATPDVDPKYRAFFANGETTELSGKCIVELAKDKNLMSLSGKVLMTCDLSRRYGIQDVDGRSVTDYTSLKFLLTQVPYLSWLSSIVPSFFRVPRFVLTLTNGRF, from the exons ATGGCCCTCTCAGGCTGGGTGTGTTTGGTGACAGGTGCCTCTCGTGGCATTGGAAGAGGCATTGCCCTTCAGCTGTCAGAGGCGGGAGCTACCGTCTACATCACTGGCCGCCAGGAGGAGACCCTGAAGGAAACTGCTGCTCAG GTGACGGAGAGGGGTGGGAACTGTGTGCCAGTTGTATGTGATTCTTCAAGTGATGAAGACCTCAAATGTCTATTTGATCAAATCCAACGTGAGCAGAATGGCAGACTGGACATCCTAGTGAACAACGCCTATGCTGGTGTACAG GCCATTTTCACTAACATGGGGAAGAAGTTCTGGGAAACCGATCCAACCGTATGGGATTCCATGAACAACAGTGGCCTTAG GGGACACTATTTCTGCTCAGTGTATGCTTCACGGATGATGGTGGCACAGGGCAGGGGCTTGATTGTGGTCATCTCTTCTATGGGAGGGTTGAGGTATCTCTTCAACGTGTCGTATGGGGTTGGTAAGGCTGCG TGTGACAGGCTAGCTGCAGACACAGCAGTTGAGCTGAGAAGCAGGGGAGTGGCCTCTGTCAGCCTGTGGCCGGGAGCAGTTCAGACAGAGTTGATGTCTCAACTCGTCATTGAGAAGGATGCTACACCGGACGTTGATCCTAAG tacAGAGCCTTCTTTGCCAATGGAGAAACCACAGAGCTGAGTGGGAAGTGCATTGTTGAGCTGGCGAAAG ATAAAAACCTGATGTCGCTGTCAGGAAAAGTGTTGATGACCTGTGACCTGTCTAGGCGATACGGAATACAAGATGTTGACG GCCGCAGTGTGACTGACTACACCTCCCTTAAATTCCTCCTGACCCAGGTCCCATATCTTTCCTGGCTCTCCTCGATTGTACCCTCATTCTTCCGGGTTCCTCGGTTTGTTCTTACCCTCACCAACGGACGTTTCTGA